Genomic segment of Sulfitobacter faviae:
ATCCGTGCGGATTTGCCGCGGCGGCTGCGCAGGTAGTACAGCTTGGCACGACGCACGCGACCACGGCGCACGACGGTGATGCTGTCGATGTTGGTCGAATGCAGCGGGAACACACGCTCCACGCCTTCGCCAAAGGAAATCTTGCGCACGGTGAAGGACCCGGCGATGCCGTGACCGTTCTTGCGCGAAATGCAGACGCCTTCGTAGTTCTGCACACGGGTGCGGGTGCCTTCGGTGACTTTAAAGCCAACACGAACGGTATCACCGGCACGGAAGTCGGGGATCTCTTTCCCCAGTTCGGCGACTTGTTCCGCCTCGATCTCTGCGATCAGGTTCATCTGACCATTCTCCTATGATGTTCGCGGTATTCCACGAAATTATGTCGCGACCCAGAGCTTCGGGTTCTATCGGGCAGCGCTGCAATCGTTTCCGATCAAGGCCCCCCGCCGGAGGTATCGTCGTCATTACTTAGTTTTCTGCGTAAAACGCAAAGCACCGGAGCCGCCAAAGCGATTCCGGATGCGCGGGGTATAGGGGCCAAAAGCGATAGGATCAAGGGGGCTGTGGCCACCTTGATCCTCAGTGTTTCAGACCTCTGCGCGCTGGCGCGTCAGGCCAGCGCGATCACGCCCAAGACAACGAGCAGGAACAGCACCAGCACGATGCCGATCAGCACTTTCGCCCCGGTCATCGCGGCACCCGATACGCGGCCAAAGCCCAAGAGTGCTGCAACGGCGGCGACGATCAACAGAATAAGAATAAGTTCAAGCATTTGGATTCTCCCTCCGATATGGGAGATCAACGCGCCGCGCAGGGGCGGGTTCCGTATCGGGGCGCGGGCTCAGTCCTTGCTCTCGAACGCGGCCCACATGTCAGGGCGGCGCTTGCGGGTCAGCTCTTCGGCCTGCGCCTGCCGCCATTTCGCGATCTCGCCATGGTTGCCCGACATTAAAACGGGCGGAATCTCGCGCCCTTCCCATTCGGCGGGGCGGGTATATTGCGGATGTTCCAGCAAGCCCGAGGCGTGGCTTTCCTCTTCGATGCTCTCGGCATTGCCCAGCACGCCGGGCAAGAGGCGCACAGTGGCGTCGATCATCGCTTGGGCGGCCAACTCGCCCCCCGTCATGACGAAATCGCCCAAGCTGACCTCGGTGATGCCGAAATGCTCGATCACCCGCTCGTCGACCCCCTCGAACCGCCCGCAGAGCATTGTCACCCCGCGCAGCTTGCCAGATCGCGCGCCATGGCCTGATCGAACCGCCGCCCGCGCGGCGACATGTAGAGGATCGGCCAGCGCCCATGTGCGTGGCTTTGCGCGCGCGCCAGCGCCGGGCCGACCACATCGGCGCGCATGACCATGCCCGCCCCGCCGCCTGCGGGGGTGTCATCGACATTGCGGTGCTTGCCGATGCCAAAGTCGCGCAGGTCATGGGTGTGCAATTGCCAACGCCCTTCATGCAGCGCCTTTCCGGTCAGGCTGGCGCCCAGCACACCGGGGAAGAGATCGGGAAACAGCGTGACGATCCGGGCCTGCCAGACATCGGCGTAATCGGGCGCGTCTTGCATCAGGGCGCGAGGTTTGAGGCTGGGCCGTGCGCTTTGACGTCCGTGAGAGCGGGTGGGTTTCATGCGGTTCCTGCCTGTTGCAATAGGGCGGTCTTGGCGCGGCGGCGCGCCTCGGGGTCATCGGCGTGTTGGCGGTTGGCGTCAAGCAGAGCCTGCAAAAGTTCCGCAGGCAAGCGCTGGTTCTCGGGCGGGGGCACGGTTATCTGCGCCAAGACCTCAGGCGGCAATGCGCAGAGGTCCAAAAGCGGCGTCGCGGGGCCGAGCGGCAGGTCGCGGCAGGCCTCCAGCCGCGCGTGATGCACCGGGCAGGGCAGGCGGCGGGCAATCGTTTCGGCCACCGCATCCAAATCTGCCGCTGGGGCGTAGCGGGCAGTGAAAGTGGCAAGGTCGAGCGTCATGGAGGAGGCTTTGACATGCTCCCAATAGGCCGAAGCGATCCAATCCGCCGGATCGCGGGTCGAGAGGTAGACCATGATCTCCGCCCGGGGGAAACGGCGGCGCAGGCTGCGGGTAAAGGTCTCCAGCAGGTCGGGCGCAGCGCTGTAGTCGGCCAGATCGCCTCGTCCGGGCATGTGACCGGCCAGTTCCTCGGCCGAGAGGACCAGCGTGCGGCGCGGCATCCGGGGCAGGGCATCGAGAAGGGCGTCGAAGCGGTATTCGGCCTTGAGCAGCGTGAGCGGGTCGCGCCATGTGGAATAGCCGCGCGCGGCATGCAGCAGGTCTTTCATCTGCCAGCGCAGGCGCAGGGCAACATGGGGTTTCAGCAGGGCGCGGTTGGCGCGCAGGATGGCTTGAACGGAACTGGTCCCGGTCTTGTGAAAGCCGGGATGCAGGATGATCCGGCGGGGCATCATCCGGCTCCGGTCTCAGCCATCCTTGCCCTCAGGCAGCACGCCCAAAGGCGGGTCGGCGATGATCCGGCCCGAGGCAAGGTCGACCGTCGGCACGGCGGCTTTGGTGAAGGGCAGGAAGGTGGTGGCCGAAGTGCCTGCAAGTTGCAGTTCCAACAGATCGTCCGCCCCGTGGTTCTGCACCGTTTTCACGCGCCCCAGCAGCACGCCGCCGGTGTCATAGACCTCAAGCCCGATGAGATCGGCGTGGTAGAATTCGTCATCCGGCAGGCCCGGCAATTGATCCCGCGCGGCAAAGAGCGAGACACCGCGCAGCTCGTCGGCCTCTTCCTTAGTGGTGATTTCGGCGATGCGCGCGGCAAAGCCGTTTTTGACCGGGTGCAGCAGGGCGAGGGTGAACTGGCGGCTGCCGTCCTCGGTGCTCAGCGGGCGGTAGTTTTCGATGTCTTCGGGCGCGGCGCAGTAGCTTTTCACGCGCACTTCGCCGCGCACGCCATAGGCGCCCGCGATGGCGCCGACGCAGATCAGGTCTTGGTCACTCATTGCAACAACTCCGAATTCACGCAGATCGTCCCGGTCCATTCACCGGCCCCGGCTTTGCATTCATCCTGCATTAACTGCCGATCATAGCGGATGCCAAGGACAAAGCCGAGCACGAGCACGGACAGAAGGAACAGTAGCTTTCTCATTAGCGGGTCTCGACCTTGAGGCGGGGGCGCGGGTCTCCCAACCCTTGGTTTCCAGTTCCGGCGTCAGGCTGTTTTCCTCGGGCCAGCCCATGCAGAGATAGGCCACCAGTGACCAGTCCTCTGGCACCGCAAGGTCACGGTTCAGCCGCGCGGGGTCGAGCACCGAGACCCAGCCCAGCCCGAGACCATGGGCGCGGGCGGTGAGCCATAGGTGGGTGATCGCCCCCACCACCGAATAGCGCCGCATTTCAGGCATGGTGCCCGCGCCGAGGCCGCTGCCCTTTTCGGTGCTCTCATCACAGTAGATCGCCAATTGCTCGGGCGCATCGCTCATCCCCGAGAGTTTGAGCCCGGCATAGAGCGCGGCCTTCTCACCCTCGTATCCGGCGAGGGCGCGGGCATTGGCGGATTGGAAATTCTCAAGCGCGGCTTGGCGCGCGGTGTCGGAGGCAACGCGGATGATCCGCCAGGGTTCCGACAGGCCCACAGAGGGGGCGAGGTTGAAACTGTCGAGGCAGCTTTGCACCAGCGCCTCGTCCAGCGGGTCTGTGCGAAAGCGGCGCACGTCGCGCCGCCATCGCATCAGGTCGTGCAGCCCGGCACGGAAGTCATCAGAGAATGTATCCATGCCGGGCGCTCGAAGCTTATTCTGCGGAAGCTTCTTCGGCAGGGGCGTTGGCAGCTTCGGCAGCGGCAGCGGCCTTGTCGGCTTTCTCCTGCGCGCGCTCTTGGGCTTTCTTGCCCGGTGCGCCCTTCTTGGGGTTGTTACGCTCGGTCTTTTCGCGGATGCCAGCGGCTTCCAGCATGCGAACGACGCGCTCGGTCGGCTGGGCGCCTTTGGCGATCCATTCCTGAACCTTTTCAACGTCCATCTTCACGCGGTCTTCGCTGTCTTTCGGCAGCAGCGGGTTGTAGGTGCCCAGCTTCTCGATGAAGCGGCCATCGCGCGGCATGCGGCTGTCGGCGGCCACGATGCGGTAGAAGGGGCGCTTTTTGGAACCGCCGCGGGCGAGACGAATTTTCATTGCCATGGTGTTTAATCCTTTAGGTTGGTTGGGGGGACGGGAGGCCGCCCTATTCTTGGTGGGTTTTGTGGTGCCGAATGACTTCGGCGATGATGAAGTTCAAGAACTTCTTGGCAAAGACGGGGTCGAGGTCCGCCGCTTCCGCCAAATCTTCGAGCCGCTCGATCTGGGCTGCCTCGCGGGCCGGATCGGAGGGGGGAAGGTCGTGCGTGGCCTTGAGTTTCCCCACGGCCTGCGTGTGTTTGAACCGCTCGCCCAGCGTATAGACGAGGATCGCGTCGAGCCTGTCGATCGAGGCGCGGTGCTCTTTCAGCAGCTCGGCGGCGCGGGCGGCGGTATCTGTGAGGGGCTCGGTCATTTCTTCTTCCCGAAACCGCTGAGGCCCCCGGGCAGGCCCATGCCGCCGCCGAGGCCACCGCCCATGCCGCCCAGACCGCCGGGCAGCTTGCCGCCCATTTGTTTGGCCGCCGCTTCCAGCGCCTTGGGGTCCATCTGGGAGGGGTCCATGCCGCCGGGCATGCCGCCCTTGCCCATCATGCCCTTCATGGCCTGCTTGAGCATGCCGCCTTTGCCCATCTTGCCCATCTTCTTCATCATGTCGGACATCTGGCGGTGCATCTTCATCAGCTTGTTGAGGTCGGAGACCTCCATGCCGGCACCCTTGGCGATACGCTTCTTGCGGCTGGCCTGCAGCAGGGCAGGGTTGGCGCGCTCTTTCTTGGTCATGGACTGGATGAGGGCGATCTGCTGCTTGAGGATCTTGTCATCGAAACCGGCGTCTTCGACCTGTTTCGCCATTTTCCCCATGCCGGGCATCATGCCCATCATGCCCTGCATGCCGCCCATCTTGATCATCTGTTCAAGCTGCATCTTCAGGTCGTTCATGTTGAACTGACCCTTGGCCATGCGCTTCATCATCTTCTCGGCCTGTTCGGCCTCGATGGTTTCCTGCGCCTTCTCGACCAGCGCCACGATGTCGCCCATGCCGAGGATACGGCCCGCGATACGCTCGGGCTCGAAGGTCTCAAGCGCGTCCATCTTTTCGCCCAGACCGACGAACTTGATCGGCTTGCCGGTCACGGCGCGCATCGAGAGCGCAGCACCGCCACGGCCATCGCCGTCCATCCGGGTCAGGACAACGCCGGAGATGCCGATACGCGCGTCAAAATTCTCAGCCGTATGCACGGCGTCTTGGCCGGTCAGGCCGTCGACAACCAGCAATGTTTCACGTGGATTGGCCACGTCGCGCACGGCTTCGACTTGGCTCATCAACTCTTCGTCGATGGACAGGCGGCCCGCGGTGTCCAGCATATAGACGTCAT
This window contains:
- the rplS gene encoding 50S ribosomal protein L19 → MNLIAEIEAEQVAELGKEIPDFRAGDTVRVGFKVTEGTRTRVQNYEGVCISRKNGHGIAGSFTVRKISFGEGVERVFPLHSTNIDSITVVRRGRVRRAKLYYLRSRRGKSARIAENVHYKPLSGANA
- a CDS encoding DUF1328 family protein codes for the protein MLELILILLIVAAVAALLGFGRVSGAAMTGAKVLIGIVLVLFLLVVLGVIALA
- the rimM gene encoding ribosome maturation factor RimM (Essential for efficient processing of 16S rRNA); the protein is MSDQDLICVGAIAGAYGVRGEVRVKSYCAAPEDIENYRPLSTEDGSRQFTLALLHPVKNGFAARIAEITTKEEADELRGVSLFAARDQLPGLPDDEFYHADLIGLEVYDTGGVLLGRVKTVQNHGADDLLELQLAGTSATTFLPFTKAAVPTVDLASGRIIADPPLGVLPEGKDG
- the bluB gene encoding 5,6-dimethylbenzimidazole synthase; the protein is MDTFSDDFRAGLHDLMRWRRDVRRFRTDPLDEALVQSCLDSFNLAPSVGLSEPWRIIRVASDTARQAALENFQSANARALAGYEGEKAALYAGLKLSGMSDAPEQLAIYCDESTEKGSGLGAGTMPEMRRYSVVGAITHLWLTARAHGLGLGWVSVLDPARLNRDLAVPEDWSLVAYLCMGWPEENSLTPELETKGWETRAPASRSRPANEKATVPSVRARARLCPWHPL
- the rpsP gene encoding 30S ribosomal protein S16; this translates as MAMKIRLARGGSKKRPFYRIVAADSRMPRDGRFIEKLGTYNPLLPKDSEDRVKMDVEKVQEWIAKGAQPTERVVRMLEAAGIREKTERNNPKKGAPGKKAQERAQEKADKAAAAAEAANAPAEEASAE
- a CDS encoding chorismate mutase, whose translation is MTEPLTDTAARAAELLKEHRASIDRLDAILVYTLGERFKHTQAVGKLKATHDLPPSDPAREAAQIERLEDLAEAADLDPVFAKKFLNFIIAEVIRHHKTHQE
- the ffh gene encoding signal recognition particle protein; translation: MFENLSERLSGVFDRLTKQGALSDEDVKTALREVRVALLEADVSLPVAREFVKTVQEKATGQAVTKSVTPGQQVVKIVHDALIDVLKGEGEPGSLKIDSPPAPILMVGLQGGGKTTTTAKLAKRMKDRDGKRVLMASLDVNRPAAMEQLAILGTQIGVDTLPIVKGESPVQIAKRAKTQAGLGGYDVYMLDTAGRLSIDEELMSQVEAVRDVANPRETLLVVDGLTGQDAVHTAENFDARIGISGVVLTRMDGDGRGGAALSMRAVTGKPIKFVGLGEKMDALETFEPERIAGRILGMGDIVALVEKAQETIEAEQAEKMMKRMAKGQFNMNDLKMQLEQMIKMGGMQGMMGMMPGMGKMAKQVEDAGFDDKILKQQIALIQSMTKKERANPALLQASRKKRIAKGAGMEVSDLNKLMKMHRQMSDMMKKMGKMGKGGMLKQAMKGMMGKGGMPGGMDPSQMDPKALEAAAKQMGGKLPGGLGGMGGGLGGGMGLPGGLSGFGKKK